The Megalobrama amblycephala isolate DHTTF-2021 linkage group LG18, ASM1881202v1, whole genome shotgun sequence genome segment ttaaatcagttcatgtgagtacagcggtttaatattaacattataaagtgaagagaatatttttggtgcaccaaaaaaacaaaataacgacttatatagtgatggccgatttcaaaacactgcttcaggaagcatcggagcacaaattaatcagtgtgtcgaatcaactgttcggagcaccaaagtcacgtgattttagcaGTTTgacggtttgacacgcgatctgaatcatgattcgatacgctgattcataacactctgaatcttcatgaagcagtgttttgaaatcggccatcactaaataagtagttattttgtttttttggcgcaccaaaatattctcgtcgctttataatattaatattgaaccactgtactcacatgaactgatttaaatatgtttttagtacattaatggatcttgagagaggaaatgtcattgctggctatgcaggcctcactgagccatcggatttcaacaaaaatatctcaatttgcgttccgaagattaacgaaggtcatacaggtgtggaacggcatgaaggtaagtaataaatgacagaattttcatttttgggtgaactaaccctttaaaacaataataaatatgtttgattttagggacatttttgtttgttttcaaaagttttttgtaGGCTACGTGCTTCGAAAACATGCATACTCAAATATGAACACATCACAATTGTGTATCACAACAATAGTTAAAAAAGCATAAACTAAAAGAATGGAACTGTTACAGAAACAGAggtatttttagtgttttatttgacAAACATAAACTTTGATCTTTCATGTCAGAAAAGGACATGCAATCTGGGTACATGTGGAGGTCGTTCACAGTACAATGACATCAGTCTGTTACAGTACATTCTTGTGCAAATACTCCTCTTGCTAACTTTAGGGGCCTTTGTCATCAGAACTGGCTTTTCAGAGAACTCAGACCATCCTGAGAAAGATGTGTGCAGCTGTGCACGTTCTCTTACTGGCACTATGCCTAGTATTGATTTTAAGGTTCACTACTGAAGCCTTCCGTATGCCCACATAGCATATCAAATACAGTACTTTATATCAaatatcacattattttatacatatattatagcTCTTAAAATGGTCTACAAATTAAAACAGATGCTCTTACAGATTAATACAGCTTTTTAATTACAATGCACTTACAGAATTAAAGTTTGGGGCAAGTCAAACACAAACCCCAATATGTTAATGACCATAAATAGTGTTATTAAATGCCTTGAACATAAAACATCTACAGTGAAACCAATGTAACTTTTCAAGTGAGACTTCTCCATATGCACTACACAATACTGCACTACatacagttaaaaaattaaagtgcTTGCAACTTTAGCCTACACACACAATGCTATGGCATATAATAGTATATATTAATTGGGTTGACacataaatgaatatatttcaGTCTTCCACTCCGCTATGAATGAACAGGCTCATTAAAAGAACAATGACCATTCCTGGGGGTAGAAAATATAATAAGTTTTCAAATAGGGCAGTTTAGGACTTGATGAAAGGAGATGGATGGCAGCAGTGACGTACCTGCATAATCCTGTAGTGCACTCTATGTTGTCATGGCAGTACGCTCCATATGGTTTGAACCCCATGATTCGCCACAAAGGGGACATTCGTATCTTGCGGTGCAGTATATGTGATGACTGAAGATCCGATCGCACCTCAGAAGTCGCTAATGGCACAGTAGATACCTAACATATAGGTAACATATGCATTAACATAATAACAATAAGTtaacttttaactttttattaataataactttAATTTTATAGGGCAACacttagttaacaataataatgagcCATAtatttaacagcatttattcatctttgttaataaaaatacatttgacgATGGTATTTAACAGTGCATTTTTCATGTCAAACAgcgtttgattttaaaaaataaattgcgttaactaagattaataaatgttatatagCCTAGTATGGTTCATATAGCAAAGTGCTACctagactgtaaaaaatatatatatttttgtaaatttttgtaatttttttgtaaaagttgTAGCTGAagattttacaagaaaatactattgtCGTCTTTGTTTAATTCAATTTCTTTGTAAtaatttgtgaaatttaatAGTAATTTCTCAGTGAAAACTGATATACCTACACCATTTTCTCAGTGCAGTAATTCTGATAAAAGTGAAGAAGCAGTTTTTtaacaaaagaaacattttcaCGCCTGCCAACCTGGTATCACATGTTCTCGctacctgtaaaaaaaaaa includes the following:
- the si:dkey-22f5.9 gene encoding liver-expressed antimicrobial peptide 2-like gives rise to the protein MNLHHFHLAKFGFCTLILLVLMYQVSTVPLATSEVRSDLQSSHILHRKIRMSPLWRIMGFKPYGAYCHDNIECTTGLCRNGHCSFNEPVHS